A genomic segment from Sulfitobacter mediterraneus encodes:
- a CDS encoding acetyl-CoA carboxylase biotin carboxylase subunit produces MFKKILIANRGEIACRVIKTARKMGITTVAIYSDADAQALHVQMADEAVHIGPPPANQSYIVIDKVMEAVKSSGAEAVHPGYGFLSENSKFAEALSDAGVAFVGPPVGAIEKMGDKITSKKIAQEAGVSTVPGYMGLIEDADEAVKISNEIGYPVMLKASAGGGGKGMRIAWNDEEAREGFQSSKNEAANSFGDDRIFIEKFVTQPRHIEIQVLCDSHGNGIYLGERECSIQRRNQKVVEEAPSPFLDEATRKAMGEQAVALALAVDYASAGTVEFIVDGDKNFYFLEMNTRLQVEHPVTELITGVDLVEEMIRVANGEKLSIKQSDVKLNGWAIENRLYAEDPYRGFLPSIGRLTRYRPPQEVAAGPLLDNGKWQDDAPSGVMAVRNDTGVYEGGEISMYYDPMIAKLCTWAPTRAEAIEQMRVALDSFEVEGIGHNLPFLSAVMDHPIFISGDMTTAFIAEEYPDGFEGVELPENELRRIAAATSAMHRVAEIRRARVSGRMDNHERKVGTDWNVAIQGQSFDVTIEADQNGATVNFADGEALRVSGDWTPGDQLATMTVADAPLILKVGKISGGFRVRTRGADLRVHVRTPRQAELALMMPEKVAPDTSKMLLCPMPGLVVKLEAAVGDEVQEGQALCTIEAMKMENILRAEKKGVVSKINASAGDSLAVDDVIMEFE; encoded by the coding sequence ATGTTCAAGAAAATCCTGATCGCCAATCGGGGCGAGATTGCCTGCCGCGTTATCAAGACCGCCCGTAAGATGGGCATCACCACTGTCGCGATTTATTCGGACGCGGATGCGCAGGCGCTGCATGTGCAGATGGCGGATGAGGCCGTGCATATCGGCCCGCCCCCGGCAAACCAGTCCTATATCGTCATCGACAAGGTGATGGAGGCGGTCAAATCGTCCGGGGCCGAGGCCGTGCATCCCGGCTATGGCTTCCTGTCCGAGAACAGCAAGTTCGCCGAGGCGCTGTCGGACGCTGGTGTGGCCTTTGTCGGCCCGCCCGTGGGGGCGATCGAAAAGATGGGGGACAAGATCACCTCCAAGAAAATCGCGCAGGAGGCGGGGGTCTCCACCGTTCCGGGTTACATGGGGCTGATCGAGGATGCGGATGAGGCGGTCAAGATTTCCAATGAAATCGGTTATCCGGTGATGCTCAAGGCCTCTGCCGGGGGCGGCGGCAAGGGCATGCGGATTGCCTGGAATGACGAAGAGGCCCGCGAGGGGTTCCAGTCGTCCAAGAACGAGGCAGCCAATTCCTTTGGCGATGACCGGATCTTTATCGAAAAGTTCGTCACGCAACCGCGCCACATTGAAATTCAGGTGCTCTGCGACAGCCACGGCAATGGTATCTATCTGGGTGAGCGGGAATGTTCGATCCAGCGCCGCAACCAAAAGGTTGTCGAAGAAGCACCTTCGCCTTTCCTCGATGAGGCGACCCGCAAGGCCATGGGCGAACAGGCCGTCGCATTGGCGCTGGCGGTTGATTATGCCTCTGCCGGGACGGTGGAATTCATCGTGGATGGCGACAAGAACTTTTACTTCCTTGAGATGAACACCCGCTTGCAGGTGGAACACCCTGTCACCGAGTTGATCACCGGTGTTGATCTGGTCGAAGAGATGATCCGCGTGGCCAATGGCGAGAAGCTGTCGATCAAACAATCGGATGTGAAGCTGAACGGCTGGGCGATTGAAAACCGTCTTTATGCCGAAGACCCCTATCGGGGGTTTTTGCCCTCCATTGGCCGTTTGACACGCTATCGCCCGCCACAGGAAGTCGCGGCCGGGCCACTTCTGGACAACGGCAAGTGGCAGGATGATGCCCCGTCAGGGGTGATGGCCGTGCGCAATGACACCGGCGTCTACGAGGGTGGCGAAATTTCGATGTACTACGACCCGATGATCGCCAAGCTGTGTACCTGGGCCCCGACCCGCGCCGAGGCGATTGAGCAGATGCGCGTGGCACTGGACAGTTTTGAGGTCGAGGGGATTGGCCACAACCTGCCATTCTTGTCGGCGGTGATGGATCACCCGATCTTTATCAGCGGCGATATGACCACGGCCTTTATCGCCGAAGAATATCCCGATGGGTTCGAAGGGGTTGAATTGCCCGAAAACGAATTGCGCCGGATTGCGGCGGCGACCTCTGCGATGCACCGCGTCGCTGAAATCCGCCGGGCGCGGGTGTCGGGCCGGATGGACAACCACGAACGCAAGGTCGGCACTGATTGGAACGTCGCCATTCAGGGGCAATCATTTGATGTGACCATCGAGGCCGATCAGAACGGCGCGACCGTGAACTTTGCCGATGGCGAAGCGCTGCGCGTGAGCGGCGATTGGACGCCGGGCGATCAACTGGCGACCATGACCGTGGCAGATGCACCGTTGATCCTGAAGGTTGGCAAGATCTCTGGCGGTTTCCGTGTGCGCACCCGGGGCGCGGACCTGCGCGTGCATGTGCGCACCCCCCGTCAGGCCGAACTGGCCCTGATGATGCCGGAAAAGGTCGCGCCGGATACGTCCAAGATGCTGCTCTGCCCGATGCCGGGTCTGGTGGTCAAACTGGAGGCCGCTGTGGGCGACGAGGTGCAGGAAGGTCAGGCGCTTTGCACCATTGAGGCGATGAAAATGGAAAACATTCTGCGGGCCGAGAAAAAGGGTGTGGTGTCCAAGATCAACGCCAGCGCGGGCGACAGCCTTGCGGTGGACGACGTGATCATGGAGTTCGAATGA
- a CDS encoding DUF4174 domain-containing protein, which produces MKPLIPLVIAGFFATALSADTDAPPAADTVFRTADMADLSEFHWKKRPVVVFADSENDPAFIEQMELLEARTDALIERDVVVLTDTDPAARSALRLKMRPRGFMLVLVGKDGGIKLRKPFPWDVREISRSIDKMPIRQREIREEKDTMRPERP; this is translated from the coding sequence ATGAAACCGCTTATACCGCTTGTTATTGCTGGATTTTTTGCCACCGCACTGAGTGCGGACACCGATGCGCCACCTGCCGCAGATACCGTGTTTCGCACCGCAGATATGGCCGATTTAAGCGAATTCCACTGGAAAAAGCGCCCCGTTGTGGTCTTTGCCGACAGCGAGAACGATCCTGCCTTTATCGAACAGATGGAACTTTTGGAGGCCCGCACGGACGCGCTGATCGAACGGGATGTCGTCGTTTTGACCGACACCGACCCCGCTGCCCGCTCGGCGCTGCGGCTCAAGATGCGGCCCCGCGGCTTTATGCTGGTGCTTGTGGGCAAGGACGGCGGCATCAAACTGCGCAAGCCATTTCCATGGGACGTGCGGGAAATCAGCCGCAGCATAGACAAAATGCCCATCCGCCAACGCGAGATCCGCGAAGAGAAAGACACCATGCGCCCCGAAAGGCCGTGA
- a CDS encoding acyl-CoA carboxylase subunit beta has translation MKDILEQLEERRETARLGGGQKRIDAQHGRGKLTARERVELLLDEGSFEEFDMFVTHRCTDFGMEKQKPAGDGVVTGWGTINGRLVYVFSQDFTVFGGSLSETHAQKICKIQDMAIQNGAPVIGINDSGGARIQEGVASLAGYAEVFQRNIEASGVIPQISVIMGPCAGGAVYSPAMTDFIFMVKDTSYMFVTGPDVVKTVTNEVVTAEELGGATTHTRKSSVADAAFENDVEALAEVRRLVDFLPANNTQMPPVRPFFDEPDRIEASLDTLVPANPNTPYDMKELIHKLADEGDFYEIQEDFAKNIITGFVRLEGRTVGVVANQPMVLAGCLDIDSSRKAARFVRFCDAFEIPLLTLVDVPGFLPGTSQEYGGVIKHGAKLLFAYGEATVPMVTVITRKAYGGAYDVMASKHLRSDFNYAWPTAEVAVMGAKGATEIIHRQDLGDAEKIAQHTKDYEDRFANPFVAAERGFIDEVIQPRTTRKRIARAFASLRNKKVNRPWKKHDNIPL, from the coding sequence ATGAAAGATATTCTGGAACAGCTTGAAGAGCGCCGCGAAACCGCGCGCCTTGGCGGGGGTCAAAAACGCATTGATGCGCAACACGGGCGCGGCAAACTGACAGCGCGGGAACGGGTTGAATTGTTGCTCGACGAGGGCAGCTTTGAAGAGTTTGACATGTTTGTCACTCATCGCTGCACCGATTTTGGCATGGAGAAACAAAAGCCTGCGGGCGATGGCGTGGTAACCGGCTGGGGCACGATCAATGGCCGTCTGGTCTATGTGTTCAGTCAGGATTTCACGGTCTTTGGTGGATCACTGTCCGAAACCCACGCGCAGAAGATCTGCAAAATTCAGGATATGGCGATCCAGAACGGCGCACCCGTGATTGGCATCAACGATTCTGGCGGGGCGCGTATTCAGGAAGGCGTGGCCTCGCTGGCCGGATATGCCGAAGTGTTTCAGCGCAATATCGAAGCCTCCGGCGTGATCCCGCAGATCAGCGTGATCATGGGGCCATGTGCGGGCGGTGCGGTATACTCCCCCGCGATGACCGACTTCATCTTTATGGTCAAAGACACCTCCTACATGTTCGTGACCGGCCCTGACGTGGTCAAGACCGTGACCAACGAGGTGGTGACCGCCGAAGAACTGGGCGGGGCGACAACCCACACCCGTAAATCCTCGGTCGCGGATGCGGCGTTTGAAAACGATGTGGAAGCCTTGGCAGAGGTGCGGCGCTTGGTCGATTTCCTGCCGGCCAATAACACCCAGATGCCGCCCGTGCGCCCGTTCTTTGATGAGCCGGACCGGATTGAGGCCTCCCTTGATACCCTGGTTCCGGCCAATCCGAACACGCCCTACGACATGAAAGAGCTGATTCATAAGCTGGCCGATGAGGGCGATTTTTACGAGATCCAGGAAGATTTTGCCAAGAACATCATCACCGGTTTCGTTCGTCTTGAGGGGCGCACCGTGGGTGTGGTTGCGAACCAGCCGATGGTTCTGGCGGGCTGTCTGGACATTGACAGCTCTCGCAAGGCGGCGCGGTTTGTGCGCTTCTGCGATGCCTTTGAAATCCCGCTGCTGACGCTGGTGGATGTGCCCGGCTTTCTGCCCGGCACCAGCCAGGAATATGGCGGCGTGATCAAGCACGGTGCCAAGCTGCTGTTTGCCTATGGCGAGGCAACCGTGCCGATGGTGACGGTGATCACCCGCAAAGCCTATGGCGGGGCTTATGACGTGATGGCGTCCAAGCATCTGCGGTCCGATTTCAACTATGCCTGGCCCACGGCCGAGGTGGCCGTGATGGGGGCCAAGGGCGCGACGGAAATTATTCATCGTCAGGATCTGGGCGATGCGGAAAAGATTGCGCAGCACACCAAGGATTATGAAGACCGGTTCGCCAATCCCTTTGTCGCCGCAGAGCGCGGGTTCATCGACGAGGTGATCCAGCCGCGCACCACGCGCAAACGGATCGCGCGGGCCTTTGCATCCTTGCGGAACAAGAAGGTCAACCGGCCTTGGAAAAAGCACGACAACATTCCGCTATGA
- a CDS encoding cupin domain-containing protein → MTLFKNQAFTIAHADDGKFEGAGLRPFFEYRDLGIKDATKGGYGAHVIRAVPGMESPGAWHSHELDFQMVYVTQGWVVFEYEGQGEHLLRAGSCVLQPPGIKHREVRHSDDMELIEIISPADFATQEEEAP, encoded by the coding sequence ATGACCCTTTTCAAAAACCAAGCCTTCACCATCGCCCATGCGGATGATGGAAAGTTCGAAGGTGCCGGGTTGCGACCGTTTTTTGAATATCGTGATCTGGGCATCAAGGATGCGACCAAAGGCGGCTACGGCGCCCATGTGATCCGCGCCGTGCCGGGGATGGAAAGCCCCGGTGCATGGCATTCTCATGAGCTGGATTTCCAGATGGTCTATGTCACCCAAGGCTGGGTGGTGTTCGAATACGAGGGGCAGGGGGAGCATCTGCTACGGGCCGGGTCTTGTGTGTTACAGCCGCCGGGGATCAAGCACCGCGAGGTGCGGCATTCGGATGATATGGAGCTGATCGAGATCATCTCGCCCGCCGATTTCGCCACACAGGAGGAAGAGGCGCCATGA
- a CDS encoding multidrug effflux MFS transporter — translation MNAPPVIRFLDRTTPPHISTLILLAGLSAMVMNIFLPSLPQMAEHFGTDYAVMQLSVPLFLFCSGILQLFIGPISDNLGRRKVMMGGLVLFIGATLGCIYAPNATVFLIFRIGQAIIATAMVLSRAVIRDLYSQDQSASMMGYVTMGVALVPMISPAIGGAIEQVFDWTVTFWLMAVLGGIILLIVWADMGETARHSGKTLLGQFREYPELLKARRFWGYAMASGFCSGAFYAYLGGAPFVGSTVFGLNPFWLGIYFGAPAIGYFAGNFLTGLYAVKFGVNAMVLWGCIANALGGAVSLLIFLSGYGTAETFFGLMTLVGLGNGLCIPNAAAGMLSVRPHLAGTASGLGGAIMIGGGSGLAVLAGALLTPETGAYPLLWLMLLTAIAGVISIASVIRREKALGLA, via the coding sequence ATGAATGCCCCTCCCGTTATCCGGTTTCTGGATCGGACCACCCCACCGCATATCTCTACGTTGATCCTGCTTGCGGGCCTGTCTGCGATGGTGATGAACATCTTCCTGCCCAGCCTTCCCCAAATGGCAGAACATTTTGGCACGGATTACGCGGTGATGCAGCTTTCGGTCCCGCTCTTTCTGTTTTGCAGCGGCATCCTGCAACTCTTCATCGGCCCGATCTCCGACAATCTGGGCCGCCGCAAGGTGATGATGGGCGGGCTTGTCCTCTTCATCGGGGCGACATTGGGCTGTATCTACGCCCCCAACGCCACCGTTTTCCTGATCTTTCGCATAGGCCAAGCCATCATTGCCACGGCAATGGTCCTCAGCCGGGCCGTGATCCGCGATCTGTATTCACAGGATCAATCCGCCTCCATGATGGGCTATGTCACCATGGGGGTCGCCCTCGTACCGATGATCAGCCCCGCCATCGGAGGTGCGATTGAACAGGTCTTTGACTGGACCGTCACGTTTTGGCTGATGGCGGTTCTCGGCGGGATAATCCTGCTGATTGTCTGGGCCGACATGGGCGAAACCGCCCGCCACTCCGGCAAGACCTTGCTCGGACAGTTCCGCGAATATCCCGAACTGCTCAAAGCGCGGCGGTTCTGGGGTTATGCGATGGCTTCCGGATTTTGTTCTGGCGCGTTCTACGCCTATCTTGGCGGCGCGCCTTTTGTGGGCAGCACGGTCTTTGGCCTCAACCCGTTCTGGCTTGGCATCTACTTTGGCGCCCCCGCGATCGGCTATTTCGCGGGCAATTTCCTCACCGGTCTTTATGCAGTCAAATTCGGCGTCAACGCCATGGTGCTCTGGGGTTGTATTGCCAATGCCCTGGGCGGCGCAGTGTCCTTGCTGATCTTTCTCAGCGGGTATGGCACGGCCGAAACCTTCTTTGGCCTGATGACCCTTGTGGGCCTTGGCAACGGGCTGTGCATCCCCAATGCTGCGGCGGGCATGCTGTCTGTGCGCCCGCATCTGGCAGGTACGGCCTCCGGCCTTGGCGGCGCGATCATGATCGGCGGCGGCTCTGGCCTTGCGGTGTTGGCAGGTGCCCTGCTCACCCCTGAAACCGGCGCCTATCCACTGCTTTGGCTCATGCTGCTGACCGCCATTGCTGGGGTGATCTCCATCGCATCGGTGATCCGCCGTGAAAAAGCG
- a CDS encoding methyltransferase family protein, whose translation MTQSAGPDILFFPPLLSVVVPAAAIAAEWAVPLGLLPNAGTGWSIVAGLVMMLGAGALAAGGTRAFRQAGTHVDPRQSALHLVQDGPYRFTRNPMYLGMVILQLGLGLVFSLDWAVLGAVILWACLHWGVVLREETYLSQKFGAPYDEYLTQTRRWL comes from the coding sequence ATGACCCAAAGCGCTGGCCCTGACATCCTGTTCTTTCCGCCGCTGCTATCTGTGGTGGTGCCTGCCGCTGCGATTGCAGCGGAATGGGCGGTTCCGCTTGGCCTTTTGCCAAACGCGGGCACCGGGTGGAGCATTGTGGCAGGGCTGGTGATGATGCTGGGCGCAGGGGCGTTGGCGGCGGGTGGCACGCGGGCGTTTCGGCAAGCTGGCACCCATGTCGATCCACGGCAGTCGGCGCTGCATCTTGTGCAGGACGGGCCGTACCGGTTTACCCGGAACCCGATGTATCTGGGGATGGTGATCCTGCAACTTGGCCTTGGTTTGGTGTTCTCGCTGGATTGGGCCGTGTTGGGGGCGGTGATCCTTTGGGCTTGCCTGCATTGGGGGGTGGTGCTGCGCGAGGAAACCTATCTGAGCCAGAAATTTGGCGCGCCTTACGATGAATACCTGACCCAAACGCGGAGATGGCTATGA
- a CDS encoding DUF6497 family protein, with protein MIRLAFALLLAATPVWSFDVPSGQPVDLQEVLIDDLGDEVWLRFRFVAPKISRDDAMAEANAQDMLHLCEVTALSYISDFELSGDVIVVSLADRPTEFGVADPDATQFFEAFRAENGSCIWEGF; from the coding sequence ATGATCCGTCTGGCCTTTGCGCTTTTGCTGGCGGCGACGCCGGTCTGGTCCTTCGACGTTCCATCGGGACAGCCTGTAGACCTTCAGGAGGTGCTGATTGACGATCTGGGCGATGAGGTCTGGCTGCGGTTCAGGTTCGTTGCGCCGAAGATCTCCCGCGATGACGCGATGGCGGAGGCCAACGCGCAGGACATGTTGCATCTGTGTGAGGTAACTGCGTTGTCGTATATCTCGGATTTTGAACTGTCCGGCGATGTGATCGTGGTCTCGCTGGCCGACCGGCCCACCGAATTTGGCGTGGCCGATCCTGATGCAACACAGTTTTTCGAAGCGTTTCGCGCAGAAAATGGCTCCTGTATTTGGGAGGGTTTCTGA